In Rouxiella sp. WC2420, the following proteins share a genomic window:
- the trmH gene encoding tRNA (guanosine(18)-2'-O)-methyltransferase TrmH yields the protein MTPERYARIREMLAARQPDLTVCMEQVHKPHNVSAVIRTADAVGVNEVHAVWPTSRMKTQGSFAAGANSWVQVKTHKTIQEAVAKMKAMGMQILATNLSEKAVDFRAIDYTRPTCILLGQEKTGITPEALALADSDIIIPMVGMVQSLNVSVASALILYEAQRQRENAGMYQRETSLLKEKEQQRLLFEGGYPVLANVAKRKKLPRPFIDETGSIVADDAWWAAMQMTVAR from the coding sequence ATGACTCCTGAACGTTATGCGCGCATACGCGAAATGCTGGCAGCCCGACAACCTGATCTGACCGTTTGTATGGAACAGGTACATAAACCGCATAACGTTTCAGCCGTGATTCGCACCGCCGATGCCGTAGGCGTCAATGAAGTCCACGCCGTTTGGCCCACCAGCAGAATGAAAACCCAAGGCTCTTTTGCTGCCGGGGCCAATAGCTGGGTGCAGGTTAAAACGCATAAAACAATTCAGGAAGCCGTTGCCAAAATGAAGGCAATGGGTATGCAGATTTTAGCGACCAACTTGTCAGAGAAAGCCGTAGATTTCCGCGCCATCGACTATACCCGCCCGACCTGTATTCTCCTCGGTCAGGAAAAAACGGGTATCACCCCCGAAGCTTTAGCTCTGGCAGACAGCGATATCATCATCCCTATGGTCGGCATGGTGCAATCACTCAACGTTTCGGTGGCCTCGGCGCTGATTCTCTACGAGGCCCAGCGCCAACGGGAAAATGCCGGGATGTATCAGCGCGAAACCAGCCTGTTAAAAGAAAAAGAACAGCAACGCCTGCTGTTCGAAGGGGGTTATCCGGTGCTGGCCAATGTTGCCAAGCGAAAAAAACTGCCTCGCCCGTTTATTGACGAGACTGGCAGTATTGTCGCTGACGATGCCTGGTGGGCCGCTATGCAAATGACGGTTGCCAGATGA